ATAAGCGCAAAATTTTTAAACTATTTTTTTAGCGATCGCAATCGCCAAACTTCAGTATCAACAAGGTTTATAGCCACCCTGTCACCCCGTCAGCGCTTTCATTCTCGTCTAGCTGTTAGCTTATGTCTTCTACTAGAAGATTGGAGTAAAAAGCGAGGAGAAGTAGGTATAGAATGGGCAATTACTTTAAAACGTAATGGCGAGGATTGGATTCCTGTCCCAGATTTATTATATATTTCCTAAATTAGTAATAACTGTGCAACAAGTTTTTCAGCGAGCGGGTTTAACTCTGAAGAATTCCTGACCATTGTACTTTTTTCTCTTTGGTACGACGATAAGAGAAGAAGTATTCTGGTTGCTGATAGGTACAAAAAGGAGCGATCGCTATTTGTTGTTTTTTAATTCCCAGTGCTTGTAGTTGCATGTAGTTAATTAAAGTTACGTTAAGACGCACTCTATCGGGTTCTAAATCAGGGCTGAGGGGACTGGGGTTTAGAGATTGAGCGATCGCTAAAGTCTCTTCTAGATTATTTCCAACTTCAATAATACTGCTACATACTTCGGCGGCTACTTGTTTCCCCACCTGATAGATTTTACCACTGATTGCCGGACCGAGAGCCACGCGTAGATTTTCTAAAGAGCTTCCTTCTGAGAGAAAACGAGCGATCGCTATCTTAACAATACCCTGAGCGGTACCACGCCAACCCGCGTGCACAGCGCTAACTCTTTTGGTATGTACATCTCCCATAAGAATTGGAGTACAGTCGGCGCTAGCTACCCAAAGGGCTTGATTAGAGCTTTCTGAAATGATACCATCTCCTTCGGTGAAGCCTTCTGAGGGTTTAACTACCCTATTGCCGTGAATTTGATGAAGATGATGAGTAGTTGCTTCTGGGGTTAAAACTTTAGTCAATTCCTGGGGAGTACGGGGGAAAAACTGTCGTGTCAAGAACCCATGTTGCCAATCTTGAAGCAAAGTACAACGCAAATAAGATAAACCTTCCCAATGATGCCATTGCCAGTTGGGGACTTGAACTTGAGTAGAAACAGTAGTGTTCGTAACTGTCAAAATCTGATCTCTCTCGAGAGTTTCTTTGAAAACATCTTAACTTAAAATCAAATGTCATGGATAAAACACAATTACAAAAGCTAAATCTACCCATAGAATTGGACATTTTTACCCAAATCCCCTCTACTAATACCAAACTCTGGCAACTAATTGACGAGGGACAGACCTTACCAAGGGTAGCGATCGCCTTAGCACAAACCGCAGGACGTGGACAGTGGGGGAGAACTTGGCAATCTCCACCAGGTGGCTTATATTTATCCCTGGGTTTAACCCCCAATTTACCCATAGATTCAGCGTCCCACTTGGTTTTTGCGGTAGCTTGGGGTGTAGCTACGCGTTTACGTAGTTTGGAATTGCCGATTTTACTCAAATGGCCCAATGATTTAATTTTACAAGGGCGTAAGTTGGGGGGTATCAAGATTGAAAACAGAATTTCTCAAAATCGGATCACTCATAGCGTCATTGGTATTGGTATTAACTATAGTAATCCTGTACCTGATAGGGGTATCAATTTGGCTGCAATTGCTGATAAATTGTCCCTGGAACAGTTAGCTATATTAACTATTGAGGGTATTTGGTACGGTTATACTAACTATCTCAAAGAGGGAATCGAACCTATCCTATTGCTTTATGAGCAACTCTTAATTAATTTAGGACAAAAAATTACTTTCAATCGCGCAGAAGGCGTAGTCACGGGAGTCACAGCTGATGGAGAACTGCGAGTACGCTTTTTTTCTTCGGGGGCAAGTGTTGAAATTTGTCTACAACCGGGTACAATCAATCTTGGCTATTGTGAAGAAATATTGCCGACTCAGTAGTGTGATAAGTGTGACGGAAATGACAAAATCTTTAGTTAATAAACTTATTTTAATTAGTTGTTTAAGCCTTTTTAGTACGAGTGCGATCGCCAAAAATACCTATCTAGATTTTAAAACTTATGGCAACGAAGTTCCCAAACCGGTGACACCTGAAAGGATTGTCAATCCACCCCAAACCAATGGCAAGGTAAGCCTACCTGTAAGTACGATTAAAGCCACCGCAGCTAATCTCGATTTTAGCTTTCCTCTAACGGTAGCAGGAGATATTACTTCTCCCTTTGGCTGGCGCCTCGATCCTTTTACCGGGGTTCCTCACCTCCACGAAGGAGTAGATTTTGCCGTACCGATTGGGACACCAGTATTAGCCGTTGCCAATGGAGAAGTTGCGATCGCCGGTAATCTCAATGGTTATGGTTTGACGGTTTTTTTGCGTCACGCTCAAGATACTAAAGAATCTCGTTATGCTCATCTTTCTCAAATTTTTGTAAAATCCGGTGAGCAAATCAAAAAGGGTACAGTCATTGGTTTAGCTGGTAATACGGGTTTATCTACCGGTCCTCATCTACACTTTGAGTGGCGAGAATTAGCCCAAGGAACTTGGATACCCACTGATCCTGCTACCTTGTTACTGCAAGCGCGAGTCAAAATGCTCAAAGCTCAAACAGAACAATCTGTATTACAAGTCAAA
The nucleotide sequence above comes from Gloeocapsa sp. PCC 73106. Encoded proteins:
- the pgeF gene encoding peptidoglycan editing factor PgeF, which encodes MTVTNTTVSTQVQVPNWQWHHWEGLSYLRCTLLQDWQHGFLTRQFFPRTPQELTKVLTPEATTHHLHQIHGNRVVKPSEGFTEGDGIISESSNQALWVASADCTPILMGDVHTKRVSAVHAGWRGTAQGIVKIAIARFLSEGSSLENLRVALGPAISGKIYQVGKQVAAEVCSSIIEVGNNLEETLAIAQSLNPSPLSPDLEPDRVRLNVTLINYMQLQALGIKKQQIAIAPFCTYQQPEYFFSYRRTKEKKVQWSGILQS
- a CDS encoding biotin--[acetyl-CoA-carboxylase] ligase; amino-acid sequence: MDKTQLQKLNLPIELDIFTQIPSTNTKLWQLIDEGQTLPRVAIALAQTAGRGQWGRTWQSPPGGLYLSLGLTPNLPIDSASHLVFAVAWGVATRLRSLELPILLKWPNDLILQGRKLGGIKIENRISQNRITHSVIGIGINYSNPVPDRGINLAAIADKLSLEQLAILTIEGIWYGYTNYLKEGIEPILLLYEQLLINLGQKITFNRAEGVVTGVTADGELRVRFFSSGASVEICLQPGTINLGYCEEILPTQ
- a CDS encoding M23 family metallopeptidase — its product is MTKSLVNKLILISCLSLFSTSAIAKNTYLDFKTYGNEVPKPVTPERIVNPPQTNGKVSLPVSTIKATAANLDFSFPLTVAGDITSPFGWRLDPFTGVPHLHEGVDFAVPIGTPVLAVANGEVAIAGNLNGYGLTVFLRHAQDTKESRYAHLSQIFVKSGEQIKKGTVIGLAGNTGLSTGPHLHFEWRELAQGTWIPTDPATLLLQARVKMLKAQTEQSVLQVKLSFKPDEYRRAPRHQAIRNLPLNFALNMPDQITTLLRRRFFGLPNFRDVLATLDLNESDRPVFLAKDRKYRT